From Brassica oleracea var. oleracea cultivar TO1000 chromosome C3, BOL, whole genome shotgun sequence, a single genomic window includes:
- the LOC106334873 gene encoding PHD finger protein ALFIN-LIKE 3, whose protein sequence is MEGGAGLSNPRTVEEVFRDFKGRRAAIVKALTSDVGEFYQQCDPEKENLCLYGLPNEQWEVNLPAEEVPPELPEPALGINFARDGLSEKEWLSLVAIHSDTWLLSVSFYFGSRFAFDKADRKRLFDMINGVPTIFEVVTGNMKKQTKEKSSAANRNGNLSKSDSKVISSDGKNSKAMQANNEEDGSEEEDEDEHGETLCGACGDGDGTGTDDFWICCDVCEVWFHGKCVKITPARAEHIKQYKCPACSNKRARP, encoded by the exons CCTCGCACCGTCGAAGAAGTTTTCAGGGATTTCAAAGGCCGTAGAGCCGCCATTGTCAAAGCTCTCACCTCCG ATGTTGGAGAGTTTTACCAGCAATGCGACCCTG AGAAAGAGAATCTTTGCTTGTATGGGTTACCAAACGAACAATGGGAAGTTAACTTACCAGCTGAAGAAGTGCCTCCAGAGCTTCCAGAGCCAGCTCTAGGCATTAACTTTGCAAGAGATGGACTTTCTGAGAAGGAATGGCTTTCTCTTGTTGCTATCCACAGCGACACTTGGTTGCTCTCAGTCTCTTTTTACTTCGGGTCCAGATTCGCTTTCGACAAAGCTGATAG GAAACGCTTGTTTGATATGATCAATGGGGTTCCTACCATATTTGAAGTAGTCACTGGAAATATGAAAAAGCAAACAAAGGAAAAGTCCTCTGCTGCAAATCGAAATGGCAATCTATCCAAGTCTGATTCGAAAGTG ATATCTTCAGATGGCAAAAACTCAAAGGCAATGCAGGCAAACAATGAGGAAGATGGATCAGAGGAAGAGGATGAGGATGAACACGGGGAAACCCTTTGTGGTGCTTGTGGAGACGGTGATGGTACTGGTACTGATGATTTCTGGATCTGCTGTGACGTTTGTGAGGTATGGTTCCATGGGAAGTGTGTGAAGATAACTCCAGCTAGAGCTGAACATATCAAACAGTACAAGTGCCCTGCATGTAGCAACAAAAGAGCACGACCTTAA